Genomic segment of Candidatus Protochlamydia phocaeensis:
AAAGCATTCGAAGATTACAAAAATAAGCATGAGCAAGCTTGGAAAAAATAAATGGTAAGCAGGCTTAGTTGGAAATCGGTCGTCGATTGACCATTTGCCAGGTCCCACAATTAAGAGAAATAGCAGACCTAAAAGCATGCAGAAATCTGTTCTGGCTTCATGTGCCATGGGCCAGAATCCCTTTGATAATAAAAGCGGGATCTTAGTTGTTGCAATAGCAGTCAAGATATCGATGAGAAGAGGAAGACAGGCTAGCCTAGTCATAAACCCGATAATGAGCAATGAACCGAAAATAATTTCTACAATTCCGACAAAGGGGGCCGTGATTTCTGGAAAGGGAATTCCTATCTGAGAAAAACGGCCAACACCCAGAGTGCCCGGATATAAAAATTTCTGAATGCCTTCAGATAAAAAGACCGTGCCCACCATTAACCGGATAAGAATAGGTTCCCATAGCGAAGATTTTTCTAAAGCGATCATGGTAATCATCCTGTCACAAGAAAAGCTCTATTAGAAGCGTAATTTTTTAAGAAA
This window contains:
- a CDS encoding DoxX family protein; its protein translation is MIALEKSSLWEPILIRLMVGTVFLSEGIQKFLYPGTLGVGRFSQIGIPFPEITAPFVGIVEIIFGSLLIIGFMTRLACLPLLIDILTAIATTKIPLLLSKGFWPMAHEARTDFCMLLGLLFLLIVGPGKWSIDDRFPTKPAYHLFFPSLLMLIFVIFECFN